GCCAAACTCTATCAATAAGTCCATGTGCCGCATCTAAAGCTGCTTCATCTACTCTACCTTCATGGCGTTCTGTAGCTGCTGCATAGTAGATTAAAGCATTAGCTAATGAACCAACAATACCTAAGTCCTGACCATAACCTGTAACTTCTACAGTAAAGTTAGGATTATCCCATGTCATGCTACCTTGATCACTTTGTCTCCATGTTTCAGGTTGTCCATGCCATTCAAGAGTAGCAGGTATATAATATTCAGAATGATCATTACTTGGAAGCTGTATTTCACTAACAATCCAAGGTACCCAATTATCTAATAAATGTTTAGCTCTTAAATCGCCAGTTACATAATATAATTCAGCTATACGTTGCATGGACCATCCTTGCATACCGATCCACTCATTACTACCTGGATCTCTATAAACAGGATGTTCTTCAAACTTCATACCATAAAAAGTAGCTGAACCTGCTGGGTATGGTGAGTAATCGCCAGTTTCAGTTACGTAAGCGTTAGTAGCTCCACCACCGATAGCACCATTACTAGCTTGTAACCACATATAAAATTCAAGTTGTCTGTCATAACTATATCCCCAATCTCTAGCACCATTTCTTGATAATGGCATAAAGTCTGAGTCATTAGCTAATACCCATGCAGCCATAGGATTTTGATAACCAAAGTGAGCATGACTGGAACCTATTTTGAAAGCCCAGTAACCATCCATACCTCCACCCCATGAATAATACCAAGATAGTAGGTAATGAGCAGAGTCATAACCAGTAGCACCTTGTGTTTCTGGTCTAACATTCTCACCAATTGGTTTGAAATACTTGTCAAATAAAGCGTATCTCATGTAGTCACCTAACATAGCAGCTTTATCGATTACTTCTGAAATTTCATTAACTCTACCTTGTTCTTGTGCCCATTCTCTTGCCCAATATACAGCCTGGATAGCACGAGCATCAGCATCAGGAGCTGCTGTATAGCGCCATTGACGAGCATAATTATCATCATCGATAAACAAATCAAGGAAACCATAAGTTCCACCATGATCAAATGTTTCGATTGATGGGTGTGGTACTGTTCTCCAAACAGATTCTATAGCACCACGTTGGAAAGTATTAATTAAAACTGGCTCTGTACCTTCACCATATTCATACCAGTTATCAACGTCTAATAACCAATGCATACCATAAATATCATATGTTCCATAAGTTGAAACTAGTTCATCATGTATAGGATCTTGTCCAACTGGAGCATCAAATCTTAATGGTGATGGATATGCAGTATCTGTAGCATATTCAGCTGCATAAGTTGCAGGTTCGTTAGGGTTATATACCTGTAACCCATCCTGGAAATCAGGAA
The Halanaerobiaceae bacterium ANBcell28 genome window above contains:
- a CDS encoding glycoside hydrolase family 48 protein codes for the protein MSKKLLIVLTIVMMLTMSFSAIASFPATFEDMFMELYNDINDPANGYFSAEGIPYHSVEELIVEAPDYGHVTTSEAYSYYIWLEAMYGLFTGDWSTLNESWENMETYIIPDFQDGLQVYNPNEPATYAAEYATDTAYPSPLRFDAPVGQDPIHDELVSTYGTYDIYGMHWLLDVDNWYEYGEGTEPVLINTFQRGAIESVWRTVPHPSIETFDHGGTYGFLDLFIDDDNYARQWRYTAAPDADARAIQAVYWAREWAQEQGRVNEISEVIDKAAMLGDYMRYALFDKYFKPIGENVRPETQGATGYDSAHYLLSWYYSWGGGMDGYWAFKIGSSHAHFGYQNPMAAWVLANDSDFMPLSRNGARDWGYSYDRQLEFYMWLQASNGAIGGGATNAYVTETGDYSPYPAGSATFYGMKFEEHPVYRDPGSNEWIGMQGWSMQRIAELYYVTGDLRAKHLLDNWVPWIVSEIQLPSNDHSEYYIPATLEWHGQPETWRQSDQGSMTWDNPNFTVEVTGYGQDLGIVGSLANALIYYAAATERHEGRVDEAALDAAHGLIDRVWLNARTDKGLAIVEARGDYERFFEEIYIPAGWSGTMGNGDVIEPGVRFIDIRSKYKSMPEFAQLEAAVNAGEDPEFMYHRYWAQADLALAMGKLAHYFPERKPGDTLGIIIEPDGGDLNGDGVINSLDMTLLQRYILTMIGESDIVPGSADVNGDGVVNSLDVVALRNIIYNQ